From Cystobacter fuscus DSM 2262, one genomic window encodes:
- a CDS encoding SDR family NAD(P)-dependent oxidoreductase → MKGLTGKVALVTGGSSGIGLATARELGQAGAKVALVSRGKERGEAAERALREEGLEALYVPADMGRSEDIRRMVGTVVEKWGRLDVAVNNAALGDMMLVPLTELPEEEFDRILGVDLKGVWLCMKYEIPEMLRAGGGAIVNVSSINGLAGTPMGSAYTAAKHGMHGLSKTAAMEFARQGIRVNVVCPGAHRTPMLEGLMEKMSPGDPRKAEEQYYLARIPMGRLGAPEECGRAITWLLSEEASYVNGCVMTVDGGVMAGV, encoded by the coding sequence ATGAAGGGACTCACGGGCAAGGTGGCACTGGTAACGGGGGGAAGCTCGGGAATCGGGCTGGCGACGGCGAGGGAACTGGGACAGGCCGGGGCGAAGGTGGCGCTGGTGAGCAGGGGGAAGGAGCGGGGCGAGGCGGCGGAGCGGGCCCTGCGAGAGGAGGGGCTGGAAGCGCTCTACGTGCCGGCGGACATGGGGCGAAGCGAGGACATCCGGCGGATGGTGGGCACGGTGGTGGAGAAGTGGGGGCGGCTGGATGTGGCGGTGAACAACGCGGCGCTGGGGGACATGATGCTGGTGCCGCTGACGGAGCTGCCAGAGGAGGAGTTCGACCGCATCCTCGGGGTGGACCTCAAGGGCGTGTGGCTGTGCATGAAGTACGAGATCCCCGAGATGTTGCGAGCGGGAGGCGGGGCGATCGTCAACGTGTCGTCCATCAACGGGCTGGCGGGGACACCGATGGGGTCGGCGTACACGGCGGCGAAGCACGGGATGCATGGGCTGAGCAAGACGGCGGCCATGGAGTTCGCACGGCAAGGCATCCGGGTGAACGTCGTGTGCCCGGGGGCGCACCGCACGCCCATGCTGGAGGGGCTGATGGAGAAGATGTCTCCGGGAGACCCGAGGAAGGCGGAGGAGCAGTACTACCTGGCGAGGATTCCCATGGGGCGCTTGGGAGCGCCCGAGGAGTGCGGCAGGGCCATCACCTGGCTGCTGTCGGAGGAGGCCTCGTACGTGAATGGCTGCGTGATGACGGTGGACGGCGGAGTCATGGCGGGAGTGTGA
- a CDS encoding glycosyltransferase family 39 protein, whose translation MVLPPSSRKVLLVLLALIALGLSLRLPYYGGPNLYGLQAQSWLAGRLDVPGPVEDLSLYGDRYYVAFPPFPTLVVLPVVALTGHEHVPYRAVALVLAGLVAWLAWRVLRRLEIPEADRPWLVAALLAGTAFWFCVVQSEGVWFLAHVVAVTCSLLALEEALGPARGARAGLWAGLAFLSRQLCVYLIPFILWVVWWRHAEEGRRRQVREGAWALVLVGVCGGVYLLLNALRFGDPFNTGYAGMPLDDFLAARVERYGLFHPAYVPFNFFHMFLEGPHFHFGGKRLLAPVGIDGMGTSLTLASPFLFVALAARPERRLRWAAWTMVGLCLVHMLHYYNNGWVQLNAQRFSLDFLPVLWVLMALGTRHVEARWWKTLVAWSIGLNVFVLALLPVLGRALRKL comes from the coding sequence ATGGTCCTCCCGCCTTCCTCGCGCAAAGTCCTCCTCGTCCTCCTGGCCCTGATCGCGCTCGGCCTGAGCCTGCGTCTGCCGTACTACGGGGGACCCAACCTCTATGGGCTACAGGCGCAGAGCTGGTTGGCGGGGCGGCTGGATGTGCCGGGTCCGGTGGAGGACCTGAGCCTGTACGGGGACCGCTACTACGTGGCCTTTCCCCCGTTCCCCACCCTGGTGGTGTTGCCGGTGGTGGCGCTCACGGGGCACGAGCACGTGCCCTACCGGGCCGTGGCGCTGGTGCTCGCGGGCCTCGTGGCGTGGCTCGCCTGGCGGGTGTTGCGGCGGTTGGAGATTCCCGAGGCGGATCGCCCCTGGCTGGTGGCGGCGCTGCTGGCGGGGACGGCCTTCTGGTTCTGCGTGGTGCAGAGCGAGGGCGTGTGGTTCCTGGCGCACGTGGTGGCGGTGACGTGCTCGCTGCTGGCCCTGGAGGAGGCGCTGGGACCGGCGCGAGGGGCTCGGGCGGGGCTGTGGGCGGGGCTGGCCTTCCTGTCGCGCCAGCTGTGTGTCTATTTGATTCCCTTCATCCTGTGGGTGGTCTGGTGGCGTCACGCGGAGGAGGGCCGCCGACGGCAGGTGCGCGAGGGGGCATGGGCGCTCGTGCTGGTGGGCGTCTGTGGCGGCGTGTACCTGCTGCTCAATGCCTTGCGTTTCGGGGACCCCTTCAACACGGGCTACGCGGGAATGCCCCTGGACGATTTCCTGGCCGCGCGCGTGGAGCGCTATGGCCTGTTCCATCCCGCGTACGTGCCCTTCAACTTCTTCCACATGTTCCTGGAGGGGCCCCACTTCCACTTCGGTGGGAAGCGGCTGCTGGCGCCCGTGGGAATCGATGGCATGGGCACGTCGCTCACCCTGGCCAGTCCCTTCCTCTTCGTGGCGCTGGCGGCGCGGCCGGAGCGCCGCTTGCGGTGGGCGGCCTGGACCATGGTGGGCCTGTGCCTCGTCCACATGCTGCACTACTACAACAACGGCTGGGTGCAGTTGAACGCGCAGCGCTTCAGCCTGGATTTCCTGCCGGTGCTGTGGGTGCTGATGGCGCTGGGCACCCGGCATGTGGAAGCGCGGTGGTGGAAGACATTGGTGGCCTGGTCCATCGGGCTCAACGTGTTCGTCCTGGCGCTCTTGCCCGTGCTCGGCCGCGCCCTGCGCAAGTTGTGA
- a CDS encoding Coq4 family protein produces MKWRMLWRAVQSARAGRIGDAAALKGAATGGRAYPELDAKLELLEEPFPSIDLDALRRFPEGTFGREYARFMDDQRLKPFIVSREVAEELARTSRLEVRYPLLHDAFHVLLGFDTSLVGELGVWSFVSAQHYSPDYDRAARWGRRLYPLVRPGQGAALREASARGEALARRARCLIAEPLEQLFTLPLPEARNRLGIALEERGP; encoded by the coding sequence ATGAAGTGGCGCATGCTGTGGCGAGCGGTCCAGAGCGCGAGGGCGGGCCGGATTGGCGATGCGGCGGCCCTGAAAGGCGCGGCGACGGGTGGCAGGGCCTACCCTGAACTCGATGCGAAGCTGGAACTGCTCGAGGAGCCCTTTCCGTCGATCGACCTCGATGCGCTGCGACGGTTTCCCGAGGGAACCTTCGGGCGTGAGTATGCGCGCTTCATGGATGACCAGCGGTTGAAGCCCTTCATCGTCTCGCGGGAAGTGGCGGAGGAACTGGCGAGGACCTCTCGCCTGGAGGTCCGCTATCCCCTGCTCCACGACGCCTTCCATGTGCTGCTCGGCTTCGACACCAGTCTCGTGGGTGAGCTCGGCGTCTGGTCCTTCGTGTCCGCCCAGCACTACAGCCCCGATTACGATCGCGCGGCCCGGTGGGGTCGGCGGCTCTACCCCCTCGTCCGCCCAGGGCAGGGCGCCGCGTTGCGCGAGGCCTCCGCGCGCGGCGAGGCCCTGGCCCGGCGGGCCCGGTGCCTCATCGCCGAGCCCCTGGAGCAACTCTTCACGCTTCCCTTGCCGGAGGCACGTAACCGCCTGGGCATCGCGCTCGAAGAGAGAGGGCCGTGA
- a CDS encoding imm11 family protein, translated as MERRFFRLTIDVHVPGRWYLSDPTNLAGDEIDDIWQFTDGRPVEVRDRIRVPIFKPGEPIDIEFAGAAQTPIVSERVASVFREQAPQDVQLLPVEVEGEATPYYVLNVARELHCIDDAACKEVQFYTPKDGRPELVGEYRAVSGLRIDKSKVGDARVFRLWGWHPPIIVDGELKEALERTGIVGGLFDEV; from the coding sequence ATGGAGCGACGCTTTTTCCGCCTGACCATCGATGTTCATGTACCAGGGCGTTGGTATCTCTCGGATCCAACCAACCTCGCGGGAGACGAGATCGACGACATCTGGCAATTTACCGATGGCCGGCCTGTAGAGGTTCGCGATCGAATACGTGTTCCCATTTTCAAGCCCGGCGAACCGATCGACATCGAGTTTGCCGGGGCAGCGCAGACCCCTATCGTCAGCGAACGGGTCGCGTCCGTGTTCCGCGAGCAGGCGCCGCAGGATGTTCAACTCCTTCCTGTTGAGGTTGAAGGAGAGGCTACGCCTTACTACGTGCTCAACGTCGCTCGTGAACTCCACTGCATTGACGACGCCGCGTGTAAAGAGGTTCAATTCTACACGCCGAAGGATGGGCGACCCGAGCTAGTCGGCGAGTACCGCGCCGTTTCCGGTTTGCGAATCGACAAGTCAAAGGTCGGTGACGCTCGCGTCTTCCGGCTATGGGGCTGGCATCCGCCGATCATCGTCGATGGAGAGCTCAAGGAAGCACTGGAGCGAACCGGCATCGTGGGCGGATTGTTCGACGAGGTATAA
- a CDS encoding AAA family ATPase, translating to MVKLKRLKIEKYRNVKPGTELHFRDSLNVMLGRNGTGKTTLLNLIVHVLRWDFSQLQAEAASLEYDLHTAQVELAVRLRTETLREPSGDSTNAQPFSNELLALGLVQKTPRYATVLEIDIIRPGQEPWALRLDGKVLSLSNQGGKTYTITHEQSWPGQHNLLPLLGLVFSTPSLQNIQDVGRALLSANEGFSSLIQRFDESLGYFEQVIERESISVFKLQNEEGQYKASPGWPVSFAQKLEKTLESNPDVEDVAINSQDEEHEFLHRLVELLGFKSAQVRLQRTGRSPAPFARLEFGNLQFYFTRRDGSIINHSLLSYGQKRLLAFFYYLATYSTCVVADELVNGMHHEWIEACLEDLGERQAFLTSQNPLLLDYLSFESAEEVRSSFVLCRTEFHEGREQLVWENMTAEDAEGFFKAYQVAIQHVSELLRTRGLW from the coding sequence ATGGTGAAGCTGAAGCGCCTGAAGATAGAGAAGTACCGGAACGTGAAGCCAGGGACGGAACTGCACTTCCGGGACTCGCTCAACGTGATGCTGGGGCGCAACGGCACGGGCAAGACGACGCTGTTGAACCTGATCGTCCACGTTCTGAGGTGGGACTTCTCACAACTTCAGGCGGAGGCTGCCAGTCTCGAATACGACTTGCATACAGCCCAGGTGGAACTGGCCGTGCGTTTGCGCACGGAGACGCTCCGCGAGCCGTCAGGAGACAGCACGAATGCCCAGCCCTTTTCGAATGAGCTACTAGCCCTGGGATTGGTTCAAAAAACTCCTCGATACGCAACGGTCCTGGAGATTGACATCATCCGACCCGGGCAGGAACCCTGGGCACTTCGGCTAGACGGCAAGGTGCTCAGCTTGAGCAACCAAGGAGGGAAGACCTACACCATCACCCATGAACAATCATGGCCAGGACAACACAACCTCCTACCACTTCTGGGTCTTGTTTTCTCGACGCCGTCTCTCCAGAACATCCAAGACGTGGGCCGCGCACTGCTATCCGCCAACGAGGGATTCTCATCTCTCATCCAAAGATTCGATGAGTCCCTTGGATATTTCGAGCAGGTGATTGAGCGGGAATCCATTTCGGTTTTCAAGCTTCAAAACGAAGAAGGCCAATACAAAGCCAGTCCTGGTTGGCCCGTCTCTTTCGCTCAAAAACTGGAGAAAACCCTCGAGTCGAATCCAGACGTCGAGGACGTAGCCATCAACTCACAGGATGAAGAGCATGAGTTCCTGCACCGACTCGTGGAACTACTCGGTTTCAAATCCGCACAGGTCCGGCTCCAGCGTACAGGTCGATCACCTGCCCCTTTCGCACGGCTCGAATTCGGGAACCTCCAATTCTACTTTACCCGGCGGGACGGTTCCATCATCAACCACTCGCTCCTGAGCTACGGGCAGAAGCGACTGCTGGCCTTCTTCTATTATCTAGCCACCTACTCGACATGTGTCGTAGCCGATGAGCTGGTCAATGGCATGCACCACGAATGGATCGAGGCTTGCCTGGAGGATCTCGGCGAGCGCCAGGCCTTCCTGACGAGCCAGAATCCGCTGCTGCTCGACTACCTCTCCTTCGAGTCCGCTGAAGAGGTGCGCTCTTCATTCGTCCTCTGCCGCACGGAATTTCACGAGGGCCGCGAGCAATTGGTCTGGGAGAACATGACCGCAGAAGACGCGGAAGGATTCTTCAAGGCGTATCAGGTGGCCATCCAGCACGTCAGTGAGTTGCTCCGAACGAGGGGGCTGTGGTGA